One genomic region from Neisseria weaveri encodes:
- the fba gene encoding class II fructose-bisphosphate aldolase (catalyzes the reversible aldol condensation of dihydroxyacetonephosphate and glyceraldehyde 3-phosphate in the Calvin cycle, glycolysis, and/or gluconeogenesis), with the protein MALVSMRQLLDHAAENSYGLPAFNVNNLEQMRAIMEAADQVNAPVIVQASAGARKYAGAPFLRHLILAAVEEFPHIPVVMHQDHGASPDVCQRSIQLGFSSVMMDGSLLADGKTPSSYEYNVEVTRKVVEFSHACGVSVEGEIGVLGNLETGEAGEEDGVGAVGKLSHDQMLTSVEDATRFVRDTGVDALAIAIGTSHGAYKFTRPPTGDVLRIDRIKEIHEALPNTHIVMHGSSSVPQEWLKIINENGGNIGETYGVPVEEIVEGIKHGVRKVNIDTDLRLASTGAIRKFMAENPAEFDPRKYLAKSVEAMKQICVDRYLAFGCEGQASKIKPVSLDVMAERYAKGELNQIVK; encoded by the coding sequence ATGGCACTTGTTTCCATGCGTCAACTGCTTGACCATGCAGCCGAAAACAGCTACGGCTTGCCGGCATTCAACGTAAACAATTTGGAACAGATGCGTGCAATCATGGAGGCGGCCGACCAAGTTAATGCTCCCGTGATTGTTCAGGCTTCCGCCGGTGCGCGTAAATATGCCGGTGCGCCTTTCCTGCGTCATTTGATTTTGGCGGCGGTTGAAGAATTTCCGCATATTCCCGTTGTGATGCACCAAGACCACGGCGCGTCGCCCGACGTTTGCCAACGTTCCATTCAATTGGGCTTTTCGTCCGTAATGATGGACGGTTCGTTGTTGGCCGACGGAAAAACCCCTTCTTCATACGAATACAATGTGGAAGTTACCCGTAAAGTGGTTGAATTTTCCCATGCCTGCGGTGTTTCCGTAGAAGGCGAAATCGGCGTATTGGGCAACTTGGAAACCGGTGAAGCCGGCGAAGAAGACGGCGTAGGCGCGGTCGGCAAACTGAGCCACGACCAAATGCTTACCAGCGTGGAAGATGCCACCCGTTTCGTGCGCGATACCGGTGTAGACGCTTTGGCGATTGCCATCGGCACCAGCCACGGCGCATATAAATTCACCCGTCCGCCCACAGGCGACGTGTTGCGTATCGACCGTATCAAAGAAATCCACGAAGCCCTGCCGAACACCCATATCGTGATGCACGGTTCCAGCTCCGTTCCGCAAGAATGGTTGAAAATCATCAATGAAAACGGAGGCAATATCGGTGAAACCTACGGCGTGCCGGTGGAAGAGATCGTAGAAGGCATCAAACACGGCGTGCGCAAAGTGAATATCGATACCGACTTGCGCTTGGCCTCTACCGGTGCCATCCGCAAATTTATGGCGGAAAATCCTGCCGAATTCGACCCGCGCAAATATCTGGCCAAATCCGTTGAAGCCATGAAGCAGATCTGCGTCGACCGCTATCTGGCGTTCGGCTGCGAAGGCCAAGCGTCTAAAATCAAGCCGGTATCTTTGGATGTGATGGCGGAACGTTATGCCAAAGGCGAATTGAACCAAATCGTTAAATAA
- a CDS encoding 2,3-diphosphoglycerate-dependent phosphoglycerate mutase, giving the protein MELVFIRHGQSEWNAKNLFTGWRDVKLSEKGIAEATAAGQKLKENGYQFDIAFTSVLTRAIKTCNIVLEESDQLFVPQIKTWRLNERHYGQLQGLDKKQTAEKYGDEQVHIWRRSYDTLPPLLDPSDEFSAHNDRRYAGLPADVVPDGENLKVTLARVLPFWHDQIAPAILSGKRVLVAAHGNSLRALVKHIEGISDDDIMGVEIPTGQPLVYKLDDNLKVIEKFYL; this is encoded by the coding sequence ATGGAATTAGTGTTTATCCGTCACGGACAAAGCGAATGGAATGCCAAAAACCTGTTTACCGGCTGGCGTGATGTGAAGCTGAGCGAAAAAGGTATTGCCGAGGCGACTGCCGCCGGTCAGAAACTGAAAGAAAACGGCTACCAGTTCGACATCGCGTTTACTTCCGTATTAACCCGCGCCATCAAAACCTGTAACATCGTTTTGGAAGAAAGCGACCAGCTGTTTGTGCCGCAAATCAAAACCTGGCGTTTGAACGAGCGCCACTACGGCCAATTACAGGGTTTGGACAAAAAGCAAACCGCCGAAAAATACGGAGACGAGCAAGTGCATATCTGGCGCCGCAGCTACGACACCCTGCCTCCGCTGCTGGATCCGTCTGACGAATTTTCCGCACACAACGACCGCCGCTATGCCGGTTTGCCTGCCGATGTCGTACCTGACGGCGAAAACCTGAAAGTGACGCTGGCTCGCGTCTTGCCTTTCTGGCACGACCAAATCGCACCGGCCATTTTGAGCGGCAAGCGCGTATTGGTTGCCGCTCACGGTAACAGCTTGCGTGCTTTGGTAAAACACATCGAAGGCATTTCCGACGACGACATCATGGGCGTGGAAATTCCGACCGGTCAGCCGCTGGTGTATAAATTGGACGACAATTTGAAAGTGATTGAGAAGTTCTATTTGTAA
- the apbC gene encoding iron-sulfur cluster carrier protein ApbC, translating to MNIPAIQSALAAVAVPRSSRTLGGEKAVKLVEERADGLHIALQFGFPVNFIREELVQNIQTALSGLVEGRDLHVDMSAQIETHKVQPGVTTIKGVKNIIAVASGKGGVGKSTTTANLATAMAKMGARVGVLDADLYGPSQPTMLGVADGKPDQNNGKLVPVVSENGIQVMSIGFLIDPDQAVVWRGPMLSQALQQLLFQSEWNDVDYLFIDLPPGTGDIQLTLSQKIPVTGSVVVTTPQDIALIDARKAVDMFGKVNIPIFGVLENMSVHICSNCGHAEAVFGSDGGKELAEKLQVPLLGQLPLSLPVREAMDSGTAPALFAEHPAIAGLYTAAAWQLAQAVADKGRDFSSRFPKIVVE from the coding sequence ATGAATATCCCCGCTATCCAATCTGCTTTGGCTGCCGTTGCCGTTCCCCGCAGCAGCCGCACGCTCGGCGGCGAAAAAGCCGTCAAACTGGTTGAGGAACGTGCAGACGGCCTGCATATTGCTTTGCAGTTCGGTTTCCCTGTCAACTTTATCCGTGAGGAATTGGTGCAAAATATTCAGACGGCCTTAAGCGGTCTGGTTGAAGGCCGAGACCTGCATGTGGATATGTCGGCGCAGATCGAAACGCACAAGGTTCAGCCGGGCGTTACCACCATCAAAGGTGTGAAAAACATTATCGCCGTTGCTTCCGGAAAAGGCGGCGTCGGCAAATCGACCACCACCGCCAATCTGGCCACCGCTATGGCAAAGATGGGCGCGCGAGTGGGCGTGTTGGATGCCGATTTATACGGCCCGAGCCAGCCGACCATGTTGGGCGTGGCCGACGGCAAGCCCGACCAAAACAACGGAAAATTAGTACCGGTGGTGTCGGAAAACGGTATCCAAGTGATGTCTATCGGCTTTCTGATCGATCCCGACCAAGCCGTCGTGTGGCGCGGGCCGATGTTGAGCCAGGCTTTGCAGCAGCTGTTGTTTCAAAGCGAATGGAACGATGTCGACTATCTCTTTATCGACTTGCCGCCGGGGACAGGCGACATCCAGCTGACGTTGTCGCAAAAAATTCCGGTTACCGGCTCGGTGGTGGTTACCACGCCGCAAGACATTGCCTTGATTGATGCGCGTAAGGCGGTGGATATGTTCGGCAAAGTCAATATTCCGATTTTCGGCGTGCTGGAAAATATGTCGGTACACATCTGCTCGAATTGCGGCCATGCCGAAGCGGTATTCGGCAGCGACGGCGGCAAAGAGTTGGCGGAGAAACTGCAAGTGCCGTTGCTGGGGCAGTTGCCGTTGAGCCTGCCGGTTCGCGAAGCCATGGACAGCGGCACGGCCCCCGCCCTGTTTGCCGAACATCCGGCCATTGCCGGGCTCTACACCGCCGCCGCCTGGCAATTGGCGCAAGCCGTAGCAGACAAAGGCCGCGATTTCAGCAGCCGTTTCCCGAAAATCGTGGTTGAGTAA
- the speA gene encoding arginine decarboxylase, which translates to MSWSAADSASLYGIRHWGDRYFSVGENGHVMVKPNDGSDIQVDLYDLVSQLQERGQDLPMLFRFPDILQDRVARLCAAFNRSIRKNEYQGKYTAIYPIKVNQQESVVKNIIVPKNDQVSIGLEAGSKPELMIVLAFAPKGGTIVCNGYKDRDFIRLALMGQRLGHQVFIVIEKESEVDLVIEESKNLGIKANLGLRVRLSSLASSKWADTGGDKGKFGLSAAQLISAVDKLTEAGLQDTVNLMHFHMGSQISNIADYRAGFKEAVRYFAELRGLGLPIEYVDVGGGLGVDYDGTHSRNPSSINYDMGEYSHTIVSMLAEYCNENNMPHPNIFSESGRAMTAHHAVLVMNVTDVERLPDQVPQIEDEENLSFATKKLIAYLDINDSDMVTETYYRIGHYLTEVTELYLEGKVSLKEKALAEQLHAVLCRRLKQQLQVGQRSQRQVYDDLTDKLADKYFCNFSVFQSLPDTWAIGQVLPIMPVHRLNERPTRRAVLQDLTCDSDGKVSQYVDQQSIESSMPIHALNGKEPYLLGVFMVGAYQEILGDMHNLFGDTDSVNVYVRDNGEIVYGGMEEHDTIEDMLNYVHLSPEEVLNKFEEKSRWAKLPNNERNSYFAEFCRGLKQSSYLSLEDEE; encoded by the coding sequence ATGTCTTGGTCGGCAGCTGACAGCGCGTCTTTATACGGTATCCGCCATTGGGGCGACCGTTATTTTTCCGTAGGTGAAAACGGTCATGTGATGGTGAAGCCGAATGACGGCAGCGATATACAGGTGGATCTGTATGATTTGGTTTCCCAGCTTCAGGAGCGCGGGCAGGACTTGCCGATGCTGTTCCGTTTTCCCGATATTCTGCAGGACCGTGTGGCGCGGCTGTGTGCGGCGTTTAACCGCTCTATCCGCAAAAACGAGTATCAGGGCAAATATACGGCGATTTATCCGATTAAGGTGAATCAGCAGGAATCGGTGGTGAAAAACATTATCGTGCCGAAAAACGATCAGGTTTCGATCGGTTTGGAGGCCGGTTCCAAGCCGGAATTGATGATTGTGCTGGCGTTTGCACCCAAAGGCGGAACCATCGTCTGCAACGGCTACAAAGACCGCGATTTTATCCGTTTGGCTTTGATGGGCCAGCGTTTGGGGCATCAGGTTTTTATCGTTATCGAAAAAGAATCCGAAGTGGATTTGGTGATTGAAGAATCTAAAAACTTGGGCATCAAAGCCAATCTCGGCTTGCGCGTGCGCCTGTCTTCGTTGGCTTCCAGCAAATGGGCGGACACCGGCGGCGATAAAGGCAAATTCGGTTTGTCGGCGGCACAGTTGATTTCTGCTGTGGATAAGTTGACGGAGGCCGGTTTGCAGGATACGGTCAATCTGATGCATTTCCACATGGGTTCGCAAATTTCCAATATTGCCGATTACCGTGCCGGCTTTAAAGAAGCCGTGCGTTATTTTGCCGAGCTGCGCGGTTTGGGGCTGCCGATTGAGTATGTGGACGTAGGCGGCGGCTTGGGCGTGGATTACGACGGTACGCACTCGCGCAACCCGAGTTCCATCAACTACGATATGGGCGAGTATTCGCACACCATCGTTTCCATGCTGGCGGAATATTGTAATGAAAACAATATGCCGCATCCGAATATTTTTTCGGAATCCGGCCGCGCAATGACTGCGCATCATGCGGTGTTGGTGATGAACGTCACCGATGTCGAGCGTTTGCCCGATCAGGTTCCGCAGATTGAAGACGAAGAAAACTTATCGTTTGCCACCAAAAAACTGATTGCCTATCTGGATATCAACGACAGCGATATGGTCACGGAAACCTATTACCGTATCGGCCATTATCTGACCGAAGTTACCGAGCTGTATTTGGAAGGTAAGGTGTCGCTGAAAGAAAAAGCTCTGGCCGAGCAGCTGCATGCCGTGTTGTGCCGCCGTCTGAAACAGCAGCTTCAAGTCGGCCAGCGTTCTCAGCGTCAGGTGTATGACGATCTGACCGATAAACTGGCTGATAAATATTTCTGTAATTTCAGCGTGTTCCAAAGTCTGCCGGACACTTGGGCGATTGGTCAGGTGTTGCCGATTATGCCGGTGCACCGTTTGAACGAGCGTCCGACCCGCCGTGCGGTTTTGCAGGATTTGACTTGCGATTCAGACGGCAAAGTCAGCCAATATGTCGACCAGCAAAGTATCGAATCCAGCATGCCGATTCATGCCTTGAACGGCAAAGAGCCGTATTTGCTCGGCGTGTTTATGGTGGGCGCGTACCAGGAAATTCTCGGCGATATGCATAATCTGTTCGGCGATACCGATTCGGTGAACGTATATGTGCGCGACAACGGCGAGATTGTGTACGGCGGTATGGAGGAACACGATACTATCGAAGATATGCTCAACTATGTGCATTTGTCGCCGGAAGAAGTGTTGAACAAATTTGAAGAAAAATCCCGTTGGGCGAAGCTGCCGAACAATGAGCGCAACAGCTATTTCGCCGAATTCTGCCGCGGCTTGAAGCAAAGCTCGTATTTGAGTTTGGAAGACGAAGAATAA
- a CDS encoding phosphoglycerate kinase, translating to MAFLKLTAQNVQGKTVLIRADMNVPFKDGAISDDTRIRASLASIQYCLDNGASVIVMSHLGRPTEGEFNPEDDVAPVAAHLGKLLGKEVKVLNDWRENKPVLAAGGVAMLQNVRINKGEKKNDLELGKAYAALCDVFVNDAFGTAHRAQASTEAVAQAAPVACAGVLMAGELDALGKALKEPARPLAAIVAGSKVSTKLTILESLADKVDQLIVGGGIANTFLLAAGKPIGKSLAEHDLVEESKKIMEKMAAKGGVVPLPTDVVVAKAFAADAEATVKNIDNVAEDDMILDIGPQSAAALAEALKKAGTVVWNGPVGVFEFDQFAGGTEVLAKAIADSSAFSIAGGGDTLAAIAKFGITDQISYISTGGGAFLEFLEGKELPAVAVLEKRA from the coding sequence ATGGCATTTTTAAAGTTAACCGCACAAAACGTACAAGGAAAAACCGTTTTAATCCGTGCCGATATGAACGTGCCGTTTAAAGACGGTGCCATCAGCGACGACACCCGCATCCGCGCATCGCTCGCGTCGATTCAATATTGCTTGGACAACGGCGCATCGGTGATTGTGATGTCGCATCTGGGCCGCCCCACCGAAGGCGAATTCAATCCGGAAGACGACGTGGCTCCGGTTGCCGCCCACTTGGGCAAATTGTTGGGCAAAGAAGTCAAAGTGTTGAACGACTGGCGCGAAAACAAACCCGTTTTGGCGGCAGGCGGAGTGGCCATGCTGCAAAACGTGCGCATCAACAAAGGCGAAAAGAAAAACGATTTGGAATTGGGCAAAGCTTATGCCGCGTTGTGCGACGTGTTTGTCAACGACGCATTCGGCACCGCCCACCGCGCCCAAGCCTCTACCGAAGCCGTAGCCCAAGCTGCACCCGTGGCCTGCGCCGGTGTGTTGATGGCCGGCGAATTAGACGCTTTGGGCAAAGCCCTCAAAGAGCCTGCCCGTCCGCTGGCTGCGATTGTGGCCGGCAGCAAAGTATCGACTAAACTCACCATTCTCGAGAGCTTGGCCGACAAAGTTGACCAATTAATCGTCGGCGGCGGCATCGCCAACACCTTCCTGCTGGCTGCGGGCAAACCCATCGGCAAATCGTTGGCCGAACATGATTTGGTGGAAGAATCGAAAAAAATCATGGAAAAAATGGCGGCTAAAGGCGGCGTGGTTCCGCTGCCGACCGACGTGGTGGTGGCCAAAGCGTTTGCCGCCGATGCCGAAGCAACGGTAAAAAATATCGACAATGTGGCCGAAGACGACATGATTCTCGACATCGGCCCGCAATCTGCCGCAGCCTTGGCCGAAGCCTTGAAAAAAGCCGGCACGGTGGTGTGGAACGGCCCCGTGGGTGTGTTCGAGTTCGACCAATTCGCCGGCGGCACCGAAGTGCTGGCCAAAGCAATTGCCGACAGCAGCGCCTTCTCGATTGCCGGTGGCGGCGACACTTTGGCGGCGATTGCCAAGTTCGGCATCACCGACCAAATCAGCTACATTTCCACCGGCGGCGGTGCGTTCCTTGAGTTTTTGGAAGGCAAAGAGCTGCCTGCCGTGGCGGTTTTGGAAAAACGCGCGTAA
- a CDS encoding GNAT family N-acetyltransferase, whose protein sequence is MLFFYLFFFEFMTVTIKPLTECSRHIDELAQALHTEWHDFAPWSNMEKILDRYRNALACKSVLPKVWMAEDAEGHLLGSASLKEYDLKHHEAERYWLGDVFVLPEHRGCGAGGALVDTCIAAARELSIDKLYLYTPDMQALYARYGWQETDKREVNGETVSIMVLALR, encoded by the coding sequence ATGCTGTTTTTTTATCTGTTCTTTTTTGAATTTATGACTGTAACGATTAAGCCTTTAACAGAATGCAGCCGCCATATCGACGAACTGGCTCAAGCGCTGCATACCGAATGGCATGATTTCGCACCGTGGAGCAATATGGAGAAAATTCTCGACCGCTACCGCAACGCATTGGCCTGCAAATCCGTGTTACCGAAAGTATGGATGGCCGAAGATGCCGAAGGCCATCTGCTCGGCTCGGCTTCACTGAAAGAATATGATTTGAAGCATCATGAAGCGGAGCGGTATTGGCTGGGCGATGTGTTTGTTTTGCCCGAACACCGCGGTTGCGGCGCAGGCGGCGCATTGGTCGATACCTGTATTGCCGCCGCCCGCGAACTGTCCATCGACAAGCTCTATCTCTATACGCCGGATATGCAGGCCTTATATGCACGCTACGGCTGGCAGGAAACCGACAAACGCGAAGTGAACGGGGAAACCGTTTCCATTATGGTTTTGGCGCTACGTTGA